The window aaattactaattaaatttttattctttgatttgaagatgggaggaagaagaaaatgatgtttGGAGGAGATATGTTGCACTGAAAAATATGGGCTGGGACTGGGAGGCCGCATATAATATAAATGTGAGAATTTGTCATTAGCTAAGCAAGCTCACAGATTACtacacataatatatattattgtattattattataacataattattatgtGATTGTATTAGttatcaaagtattttttttatttatttaaatataactactGTAGTATTTACGTAGACAGTGTAACAATTTTGATATACTGTTCCACagaaacacaaaagtgaataaagttttaatatttgaaattgttttaatcatttaaagttttaatatttatggaCAGTCGAAAAGTGTGGATCTTCTTGAGGAAGAAAGAGCTGCAATAACAGTTGAATTATGTGAAATGAAGAAAGTGcatcttcaagatttaccaaatTTAAGAAGCTTTTCCTTAGGAGACACTCTTAAATGGTCATCCTTAGACAATGTGGTTTTGAAGGACTGTCCCAAAGTGAAGAAGTTTGGTTTGGGAATGATAAAAGAATCAGAGTTAAAATCGATTCTAATAACAGAAAATGAAGAGCAAATTGACCCTCACACCAAGCTTCCATATCTTTTTGAATTATCGGTTAGTTCTTTTCTCTGATATGATATATATcgcaacatattttttttagtctGATATGATGAATTCTCAAAAAATGAATGCAGGATGACAAACTCTCACTCATTACTAATTACACTATATCTAACAATCGAGAgttaaaagagatattaaatAATCTTCAAAGTTCCCATTTCACCAACCTTCAAATTCTTCAAGTAAATAACTGTAATGGACAAAGGTTGGAgcattttcttaatatattatca of the Vigna radiata var. radiata cultivar VC1973A unplaced genomic scaffold, Vradiata_ver6 scaffold_734, whole genome shotgun sequence genome contains:
- the LOC106752904 gene encoding uncharacterized protein LOC106752904 codes for the protein MVFYILDGWEEEENDVWRRYVALKNMGWDWEAAYNINSKSVDLLEEERAAITVELCEMKKVHLQDLPNLRSFSLGDTLKWSSLDNVVLKDCPKVKKFGLGMIKESELKSILITENEEQIDPHTKLPYLFELSNFLTLETYKFYTSYVFPLSNIYFIGIQRRSFTNLRN